GCGTCTTACTAACGTCTTGCAGTATTCCGGTCACCTCCTCCACATGGTGTCATTGTACACGATGCTGTTTGACGATGACAGGTACAATGAAGATGGTGCTCTGGAGTTCGACTGGATGCCAATATTCTGGGGTATGGGGCCAGAAAAATTCATCTATAACCGAACGTCCCTGCAGCAAGCGATATTGAAGGGGATGGAGGGAGAAAACTGGCTCGGCGTCTGCTGTGAGTCAAACAGCATCTTTGTCGTCTGCAACCAGTTTCCTGTAAGAGCACCTTGACCCATTCTTCTATCAATTGGTACTAACGCTGTGATATCAAGATGATCGGGATGCGGTACAACGATGTTCGGGACAATACCCATATAGCCCCTGTCGTTCTTGAAACATACGAGGAGGCTTGGAAGTCCAAGGGCATGTTCCAAGACGACGGCCTCATAATTGATTGGTTTTCTCCAAAGCAAGACAGAAAGACACTTGCAAAGGACCCTGGGTTCACAGCCTGGTATGTGGTGGCGCCCGAGACAACTTTTCAAGGGGCTCAGATGGGCTAATCGATAACAGGGCCGCTGCCTTTATGAACGCTTGGAATCCAGAGCTGGCAAAGGTCGCTTATGACACGGCATATGACAGGGTGATagagatgatgatgccacCAAACAAGTCTACAGCTGCGGAAGCGTCAACGCCCTTAATCTCCAGGGCACAATCACCCAGTGCTCAGCAACCCATGACCAAGCCAATCCTAGGATACGCAGCGCAGATGATCTCTGAactcggcgacgaggccaccTTGGATCAGTACCTACGCTTTGTCGACGAAGCTTACCCCCCAACCTGGGAACAGGGAGGACTCTTTTACCCGGCCACTGCTCAGGGGAATGGCAGTCTGCCTCCCATGGACGCCTTCGCTGGGAACAGCGCTATTCCCTACGCGAGGCTGAATGTCTTCCAGGGTCAGCGTAAGATGTACGAGAATCCATGGACCGAGAAGCACTTCTCCACTTACCCATTCATCGACAACATCGACCTCTCCAGCGGCGTTGACTTTCTGCGCGGAAGCTGGGACGAAGATCTTGCAGCCATGGCTGTGACCATGCGATCCTATTCAGTGGAGGGCAAGAAGTGAGTGTTAAATCAGCTTTCTCTCCTCCTAATTATTCGCGTCTAACATGCCAATTTCAGTGTTAAGCTTCATGTTTCCGGCTTACGTCCTGGGAAATACAGTGTTTACGAAAATCAAGAGCTGCTTGGCGCGTGCCAAATCAAGGACAGGGCGGACATGATCCAGCTTGAACGGAGAGTGACAGGGGACAACATGGACATTGTCATACAGAGTATTGGCCCTGTTTCAGTGCTTCCTCCCCTGCAGGTATCCCGATGGCAATCGGTACTGGAATGGGGCATGTGCCTCTTGGGTCCTCGAGGCACATACTTGATGAGGTACCTACTTTGGGTCTGACATTAAGGGCCTCAATCCATGAGTGTCATTCGTAAGAGCTGAGTGTTGGATCACTTTTAATGTGTCAATTGTGCAGCTGAAGGTATCAAGATCTATCTTCCGAGTGCAGGCCAGCTCCTAAAGAGAGTTGCAGCGAACAACCATAACACCTGAGACCCAACCACCCACCGTGGTGGCCAAGTTGCAACCCATTGAGGATCCTACATCGCCTTCTAAACGGTTTctctcatcgtcatctgaATCGTCCCCACCAAACCATTCGTGCTGATAAATCTCTCGCTCTTGGATGGGGAAGCCATCCGTCTCTCGCATCCACATGAATACATTCCACGTGGCGAGCTCTGAAATGTCCCTATCTGGGTCCAGCCGGGTGTAGTCAACTGGAATAGCAGCCGTCAGGGAAGACGATGCTGGTGGAGGGCGAACTATTATGGCCAAGGTCGCTGCCTCCTGGACTTGCTTCCCCCCTCCGGTACAACTCCAGGTGATCTTGGAAAAATTTTGCCCGTGCCCGCCTAGGCATGCTATATGAAGTCGCACATCAAGATCTAGGTCATTGATTGCCGTTGACACCGGGGACGGATACGGATAAATCGGTGGGAATCTATACCTGGATATTCCCTGGGCAAGGAATGCCAATGTGAACTCGTTCTGGCGTGAGATTGAGGTGACACTTTCCTGCTGCTGAGGGACGGGGTCCTGCACGAAGGATAAGACAGTCCCAGTCCAGGCcgcctcaagaagatcattTCtgttgaggccaaggagtCCCCCAAGGTTCTTTAAGAAGCCCTTATGCAAGCCAGCGATAATGGCACcgagccagaggaaactTAAATGGGGGCTCCGAAGGGAGAACATGCGAGCCAGAATATCTAGATCTCCTGCCTTTCTTAACTGAAGAACAGCAATAGTCCCTTGTAACCATGGGCCAGGGGTATTATATAGTATACCAGGTTCGTAGAAGATGCTTCCGAGGATAGATTTCACGCCGTAGGCGTTGCATGATAATATTAGGAGTCTATCAAATGGGCTTCACGTagacgaagccatcgacaAGCCAGTGTCATCGAGTCCGAGACCCGTATTAACCACTATAGACAAGACAAAACTTTGCAGTGTAGGGTCTAGTACAGCTGTGAACACCAATGTAGCCCAAGAATCCCGAAAGAGCAAAAGTTCACTCAGTCAACGCGAAAGCCATGTCCCTCTCGCCTAGCGACCAACTCAACCTCGGGTACGCGCATTCTGAAGCAAGTTCTTCAGCAGCTGGACCTCAAGCTTCAAGTTAACAATCGTCTCAACTAGAATGTCGATAAGAGTTCGCTTCTCGCCAATACTCTCCCGGAGAGACTGTGCATAATCGTGACTGACTGGCTCCAACCTTTGGGCACGCTTGACCAGGTACCCGGCAAGCCAGGTCTCGTGCCCCCCCAGTTCAAACTCCTCTTGTCTGATGATTCCGAGGATATCTATAAAAGTCATGCCCTCGCCTAGCTTGGTGAGCTCGAGGGAGGCGAGGACAGCGAGGTGCTCGAGGTCGTATTCAACAGCGGCAGCATAGACCCAGAGGCTGACGGCAAAGGCCTTGACTTGTTTCTCCTCTAGAGTTTCCGCTTCAAACTCTAGGGGTTGGTAGCTTCCAGTGTAGAGGTAATGGATGAGGATGTGGGCTTGGCTCTCGTTCATCTCGGTGAGGTCGATGCGACGGTCGGCGAAGTGTACGGCAAAGGCTGAATGTCTATCAATGACACCCCGTGGGACCTTGATGACCAGCTTGTTGGCAAACTCGAGCTTATAAGTAGCACCCATGTACGGCCTGAATAGATGGTTAGTGAGATAAAACGTGGCTTAGATGAGGAGTGCGTGGATGCAGGGTTACGCACGACTTGAACGGGGTGGCACCCTTGGCGGGAGTCTGGGGGACATCTCCTGGCCCATCGTTTTCAGCAGTTTCAgtcttcatcttgaaatGTACCAAAGATGTGCACTGGCGGAAATCGTTGGGCGCGGGCTGTTGTGGCTTCTTTGTCCGATGGTGATGCGGGATTGAGGCCAGTACCAAGAAAGACAAGGTGAATGATATGGAGGACACTtcgtcatcaagaagaagaaaaacaCGGAATTCACCATGCCGGCGACAGACCGTCTCGACGGGCAACACACCAATGGACAACACTGACGGGACAGTGCCATACAGCTGACAGAGGCACTCAAACGATCCAAAGCAAACAACCACAAGAACAAAGCACCCATGCATGATATCAATCTTGTTCAGTGTTAATCAACGATCATTTGATTTAAGCTAGCTCATTCTACAGTACAAGAGCGCGTCTTGTGACTAACATCTTGCCCGGGAACGTTACAACCTGGATCCCAAACTCGAGCCTCCTACCAACGACCAAAGACActtgccctcctctccccACAATCGAAAACAACAAAAAGCTCGTCGGCCTACTTCTCCTTAAGAGCGCGGCGAAGGCGCTGGttctccatccccatcctgGCCATCGCCTCGCAGACGATACCCGTGATGGGCCGGTTGTGCTTCATGTCATCACTCATACCTCGGACAACACTGGGGGTGGCAGCCTTGCCAGCCGTCATGACCTCATGCGAAATATAATCGCGGAGCCAACCAGAGATCTTAGTGTGAGTGGACTCCTCCTGGTCCAGGATGGTGATCATGGTGCCAACCTGTAGCATGGGAGTGAGGGTCACTAGCTCGTCAGCCGCCAGATCTTCGAGTTGATAGAGGTTGTACTCTCTTGCGAGGTCATACACATGGACCGCCATTCGGAACTGGAACTTGGTCTTATCGAGCTCTCGATTGCCGATCGCCTTGAGACCCTCGTAACGTTCGGTGTACAGATAATGAACCAGAATGTGAGCGGCTCCTTGGGGGACAGGCTTCATGTGAAGCTGGTTGTGTTTAAACCTCGCGGCAAAGTTCGGGTGCTTTCGAATGAGGCGACCGTGGGCCCAAACATGATTGCCGTTAAAAACAAGCGCCGATACGGTGCCAAGGTAAGGTCTTGATCACTGGTCAGTCACTCGTCGGGACCGGTCGGTCTGGAATACTAACGACAGCGTGCCTTGGTCGACAGTCGCGACAATGTTGGACATTGTCAAACTAGATCGTAGAGGATAGCGAGGAGAGTCGGTAAACCAATGAACCTTTCCAAAAGCGTGTGCAAAAAACTGTGTGTACCTTCAGCGCCTGCggatcaaggttgaggagcaaaaaaaggccaaggtcgtGAGTCGCGGAACGACATGCTTTTGTAGCCAGCTTGTTGCCGCTGTGG
This window of the Fusarium keratoplasticum isolate Fu6.1 chromosome 3, whole genome shotgun sequence genome carries:
- a CDS encoding Ldi domain-containing protein; translation: MRFGAILRVSAVLVTSIDTSVAVGARRVVPLENDDSLPRSLNGDFIDKFPKISREEAGHLRHFYNLASQKDGEWRHMGSQVAGQEWLDGYRYQLATMTYAAGAAHYFRLPLLRSLFKSLFEQLISKMLLRDVWGYWYLASHSGTLVDPDITELRKPWADPVAKENIMYSGHLLHMVSLYTMLFDDDRYNEDGALEFDWMPIFWGMGPEKFIYNRTSLQQAILKGMEGENWLGVCCESNSIFVVCNQFPMIGMRYNDVRDNTHIAPVVLETYEEAWKSKGMFQDDGLIIDWFSPKQDRKTLAKDPGFTAWAAAFMNAWNPELAKVAYDTAYDRVIEMMMPPNKSTAAEASTPLISRAQSPSAQQPMTKPILGYAAQMISELGDEATLDQYLRFVDEAYPPTWEQGGLFYPATAQGNGSLPPMDAFAGNSAIPYARLNVFQGQRKMYENPWTEKHFSTYPFIDNIDLSSGVDFLRGSWDEDLAAMAVTMRSYSVEGKK